A DNA window from Coffea arabica cultivar ET-39 chromosome 6c, Coffea Arabica ET-39 HiFi, whole genome shotgun sequence contains the following coding sequences:
- the LOC113691871 gene encoding protein WHAT'S THIS FACTOR 9, mitochondrial, translating to MNGRSKGQFLLCNFQQIRTIVKVRLKWVKNRSLDHIIDVQTDLKAACLLKDAIARSSTGYLTSKSLENTQKLLGITVPTLRFIRRFPTLFHEFPHPKWPSLACFELTHVAKLLRQQEMKVFDECQTDLVERLCRLLMMSKSQMIPLQSIHPLKWDFGLPDDFDKNLVKRFPDHLQIVKGTSGLACLKLVQWREEFAVSELQKSNEKRGLESDNGADGRSAYKYREFKRGKSALEFPMSFPRGYGAQKKVKAWMEEFQKLPYISPYEDSRRIDPNSELMEKRVVGVLHEFLSLTIYKKTKRNYLRSLREELILPHRFTRLFTRYPGIFYLSLKCKTTTVALREGYRRGRLVERHPVARHRDKFHHVMRTGLVYRCKGIEVLPLLDSLIDEAEEDKVEGQSDEEEIETSDECYEAGTSEVESASDED from the exons ATGAACGGAAGAAGCAAGGGCCAATTTCTTCTGTGCAATTTCCAACAAATCAGAACAATAGTCAAAGTCCGGCTGAAATGGGTGAAGAACCGCTCCTTAGACCACATAATCGACGTCCAAACAGACCTTAAAGCCGCCTGCCTTCTCAAGGACGCTATAGCACGCTCCTCCACAGGCTATTTGACCTCCAAATCACTGGAAAATACCCAGAAGCTATTGGGCATCACTGTCCCGACGCTGCGTTTCATTCGCAGATTCCCGACTTTATTCCATGAGTTCCCTCACCCCAAATGGCCTTCTTTGGCCTGTTTTGAGCTGACCCATGTTGCCAAATTGCTTCGTCAGCAAGAAATGAAGGTCTTTGATGAATGCCAGACTGATTTAGTTGAAAGGCTTTGCCGCCTCCTTATGATGTCCAAGTCCCAAATG ATACCTCTGCAATCAATACATCCGTTGAAATGGGATTTTGGTTTGCCAGATGATTTTGACAAGAATTTAGTCAAAAGGTTCCCAGATCATTTGCAGATTGTTAAAGGAACAAGTGGATTGGCTTGTTTGAAGCTTGTTCAGTGGCGAGAAGAATTTGCTGTATCTGAGCTGCAAAAGAGCAATGAGAAGAGAGGATTAGAAAGTGATAATGGTGCTGATGGAAGAAGTGCTTATAAGTATCGGGAATTCAAGAGGGGAAAATCAGCTTTAGAGTTCCCAATGAGTTTTCCCAGAGGCTATGGGGCTCAAAAGAAGGTGAAGGCATGGATGGAGGAATTTCAAAAGCTTCCCTACATCTCTCCCTATGAGGATTCCAGGAGGATTGACCCAAATAGTGAACTTATGGAGAAGAGAGTTGTTGGTGTGCTCCATGAATTTTTGAGCTTGACTATTTACAAGAAGACAAAGAGGAATTACTTGAGGTCCTTGAGAGAGGAGTTAATTCTTCCCCACAGGTTTACTCGACTATTTACCAGGTACCCAGGGATATTTTACTTATCACTAAAATGTAAGACAACTACTGTTGCACTGAGAGAGGGGTACCGCAGGGGAAGACTAGTGGAGCGACATCCTGTTGCTCGACACAGGGATAAGTTTCATCATGTAATGAGAACTGGGTTGGTATACCGATGTAAAGGGATTGAAGTTCTACCTCTGCTGGACAGTTTGATTGATGAAGCCGAAGAGGACAAAGTTGAAGGTCAAAGCGACGAAGAAGAGATTGAAACAAGTGATGAATGCTATGAAGCTGGTACTTCGGAGGTGGAGAGTGCGTCTGATGAGGATTAG